The following are encoded together in the Primulina tabacum isolate GXHZ01 chromosome 18, ASM2559414v2, whole genome shotgun sequence genome:
- the LOC142533238 gene encoding transcription factor MUTE-like isoform X1, with translation MRSEKSSEFSRQSLFFKSTASLEYYSLGSASDNDNNPNNPVRECLAACSAYYSALRAFQESALIDQINDAAASPKSKRQKIINGRKDSPSASASASASASVKMSHITLERNRRKVMNERLSVLRSLMPRFYIKKCDKASIIAGVVNYIHELQQILRSLECKKKSKASSPKRPPPSLPMSPSTSRSSSPYNPRLQAFTSPIEFSPSHISSSSTSTNDTIVNELVMATSRSVVAEVEVKFSGPNLLLKTTSRRLPGQAVRIISALEELELEILNANITALDNETIIYSFTIKVNKIGIECQVRAEELAQRIQRTFC, from the exons ATGAGAAGTGAAAAATCATCTGAATTTTCCAGGCAATCCCTCTTCTTTAAAAGTACCGCTTCTCTTGAATATTATTCTTTGGGAAGTGCTTCTGATAACGATAACAATCCTAACAATCCAGTGCGTGAATGTTTAGCAGCTTGTTCTGCTTATTATTCTGCACTTAGGGCTTTTCAAGAATCTGCATTGATAGATCAGATAAATGATGCGGCAGCTTCACCTAAGTCGAAGAGACAAAAGATTATCAATGGCCGAAAAGATTCCCCTTCTGCTTCTGCTTCTGCTTCTGCTTCTGCGTCAGTAAAAATGTCTCATATTACACTGGAGAGAAACAGGAGGAAAGTGATGAACGAGCGTCTTTCTGTTCTTCGTTCTTTGATGCCTCGCTTTTACATCAAGAAA TGTGACAAAGCATCAATAATCGCTGGCGTCGTCAATTACATACACGAATTACAGCAGATTCTACGATCCCTCGAATGCAAGAAGAAAAGCAAGGCTTCAAGCCCGAAACGTCCACCACCAAGTCTTCCTATGAGCCCGAGTACATCTCGTTCAAGCAGTCCGTACAACCCTAGACTTCAAGCTTTCACGAGCCCGATCGAGTTTTCTCCTTCCCATATTTCTTCAAGTTCGACCTCCACCAACGACACTATTGTTAACGAGCTTGTTATGGCTACATCCAGATCAGTTGTTGCTGAAGTTGAGGTGAAATTTTCGGGCCCAAATCTACTGCTCAAGACTACGTCACGCCGCCTTCCCGGCCAAGCCGTGAGGATAATTTCTGCGCTGGAAGAACTTGAGCTTGAAATTCTGAATGCCAACATCACAGCCCTTGATAATGAAACGATAATATATTCTTTCACTATAAAGGTAAACAAG ATTGGAATTGAATGCCAGGTCCGTGCAGAAGAATTGGCTCAGCGAATTCAAAGGACGTTCTGCTAA
- the LOC142533238 gene encoding transcription factor MUTE-like isoform X2, translated as MRSEKSSEFSRQSLFFKSTASLEYYSLGSASDNDNNPNNPVRECLAACSAYYSALRAFQESALIDQINDAAASPKSKRQKIINGRKDSPSASASASASASVKMSHITLERNRRKVMNERLSVLRSLMPRFYIKKCDKASIIAGVVNYIHELQQILRSLECKKKSKASSPKRPPPSLPMSPSTSRSSSPYNPRLQAFTSPIEFSPSHISSSSTSTNDTIVNELVMATSRSVVAEVEVKFSGPNLLLKTTSRRLPGQAVRIISALEELELEILNANITALDNETIIYSFTIKIGIECQVRAEELAQRIQRTFC; from the exons ATGAGAAGTGAAAAATCATCTGAATTTTCCAGGCAATCCCTCTTCTTTAAAAGTACCGCTTCTCTTGAATATTATTCTTTGGGAAGTGCTTCTGATAACGATAACAATCCTAACAATCCAGTGCGTGAATGTTTAGCAGCTTGTTCTGCTTATTATTCTGCACTTAGGGCTTTTCAAGAATCTGCATTGATAGATCAGATAAATGATGCGGCAGCTTCACCTAAGTCGAAGAGACAAAAGATTATCAATGGCCGAAAAGATTCCCCTTCTGCTTCTGCTTCTGCTTCTGCTTCTGCGTCAGTAAAAATGTCTCATATTACACTGGAGAGAAACAGGAGGAAAGTGATGAACGAGCGTCTTTCTGTTCTTCGTTCTTTGATGCCTCGCTTTTACATCAAGAAA TGTGACAAAGCATCAATAATCGCTGGCGTCGTCAATTACATACACGAATTACAGCAGATTCTACGATCCCTCGAATGCAAGAAGAAAAGCAAGGCTTCAAGCCCGAAACGTCCACCACCAAGTCTTCCTATGAGCCCGAGTACATCTCGTTCAAGCAGTCCGTACAACCCTAGACTTCAAGCTTTCACGAGCCCGATCGAGTTTTCTCCTTCCCATATTTCTTCAAGTTCGACCTCCACCAACGACACTATTGTTAACGAGCTTGTTATGGCTACATCCAGATCAGTTGTTGCTGAAGTTGAGGTGAAATTTTCGGGCCCAAATCTACTGCTCAAGACTACGTCACGCCGCCTTCCCGGCCAAGCCGTGAGGATAATTTCTGCGCTGGAAGAACTTGAGCTTGAAATTCTGAATGCCAACATCACAGCCCTTGATAATGAAACGATAATATATTCTTTCACTATAAAG ATTGGAATTGAATGCCAGGTCCGTGCAGAAGAATTGGCTCAGCGAATTCAAAGGACGTTCTGCTAA
- the LOC142532761 gene encoding dihydrofolate synthetase isoform X2: MPCFVSGLFALPAARSTSIVKMKNWSLFKSPQIIFPKYQYFFNSICRAFSAASLDSSEMKEFMEYMESFKNYEKSGVPKNAGTDSGDGFDLGRMRHLLQQLGNPQSKFKAFHVAGTKGKGSTATFLSCILRAEGYSVGCYTRERITLGKSGEPVSAKELNSHFQKIKKDLDIAVELEKGHLSHFEVLTAFAFSLFAEAKVQFAVIEVGLGGARDATNVITSSDLAVAIITNIGEEHLAALGGSLESIAVAKSGVIKYGRPLVLGGTFLPHIERMIIDRAMSSCSPVISVSDPGNRIMIKGLSRECQMPRQLCDVVLQIKRDPCVFVELFDVKLRLLGSHQLQNAATATCAALCLRDQGWALSDASIRTGLEGAYLLGRAQFLTSKEAEVLGLPGATVLLDGAHTKDSAQALANVIKTTFPDARLVFVVAMANDKDHLGFATELISVGCLEAVVFTEVNIAGDKSRTASASLLKDYWIEASREMGIDFLCRGTTKHGDQCTPSTQKWGRRPILFAEGSLEDSMSFGHRILGAKSCGMIIFTGSLHIVSAVLGRLQG, translated from the exons ATGCCCTGTTTCGTTTCTGGTCTATTCGCTCTTCCCGCAGCTCGCTCGACGTCCATCGTGAAAATGAAAAATTGGAGCCTTTTCAAATCACCTCAGATAATTTTTCCGAAATACCAATATTTTTTCAACTCTATCTGTCGAGCATTTTCTGCTGCATCTTTAGATAGTTCTGAAATGAAGGAGTTCATGGAATATATGGAAAGTTTTAAAAACTACGAAAAATCCGGAGTGCCAAAAAATGCCGGCACGGATTCTGGCGATGGGTTTGATTTGGGTAGGATGAGACACTTGTTACAGCAATTGGGCAATCCTCAATCCAAGTTCAAG GCTTTCCATGTTGCTGGAACAAAAGGGAAAGGGTCGACTGCGACGTTTCTGTCCTGTATTTTAAGGGCAGAAGGGTATTCTGTTGGTTGCTACACGAG GGAGCGCATAACACTGGGAAAATCAGGAGAGCCGGTATCAGCAAAGGAATTGAATTCTCATTTCCAGAAAATAAAGAAGGATCTTGATATCGCGGTGGAACTTGAAAAGGGTCATCTTAGTCATTTTGAG GTTCTCACTGCTTTTGCCTTCAGCCTCTTTGCCGAAGCAAAAGTTCAATTTGCAGTTATTGAG GTTGGATTGGGTGGAGCACGAGATGCAACCAATGTAATTACTAGTTCTGATCTTGCAGTTGCAATCATTACAAATATCGGCGAGGAGCATCTAGCAGCACTTGGGGGTTCtttggaaagtattgcagtggcaAAATCTGGAGTAATTAAATATGGACGCCCA CTTGTTTTAGGTGGGACTTTTCTTCCCCACATCGAGCGCATGATTATTGATAGGGCAATGTCTTCATGTTCACCTGTGATATCAGTGTCGGATCCTGGAAATAGAATTATGATAAAAGGTCTTTCGAGAGAATGTCAGATGCCCAGACAGTTATGTGATGTTGTGCTCCAAATTAAGAGGGATCCTTGTGTG TTTGTTGAGTTATTTGATGTGAAATTACGTTTGCTTGGTTCTCACCAACTTCAAAATGCTGCAACTGCTACTTGTGCAGCACTTTGCCTTCGTGATCAAG GATGGGCATTATCAGACGCATCTATTCGTACTGGTCTAGAAGGTGCATATTTGCTTGGAAGAGCTCAATTTTTAACATCTAAGGAAGCTGAGGTATTAGGACTGCCAGGAGCTACTGTGCTACTAGATGGAG CGCACACCAAGGATTCAGCCCAAGCTTTGGCAAATGTTATTAAAACGACATTCCCCGACGCTAGATTGGTTTTTGTGGTTGCTATGGCAAATGACAAAGATCATTTAGGTTTTGCTACAGAGCTAATTTCAG TTGGATGCTTGGAGGCTGTGGTTTTCACTGAAGTCAATATAGCTGGAGACAAATCCCGAACAGCTTCAGCATCTTTGTTGAAAGATTATTGGATTGAAGCTTCTAGAGAGATGGGTATCGATTTTCTTTGTCGGGGAACAACAAAGCATGGAGATCAGTGTACTCCATCTACACAAAAATGGGGGCGTCGACCCATTTTATTTGCGGAAGGCTCGTTGGAGGATTCAATGAGCTTTGGACATAGGATCCTCGGTGCCAAATCCTGTGGGATGATCATTTTCACGGGATCTTTGCATATTGTTTCGGCTGTTTTAGGCCGTCTTCAGGGATGA
- the LOC142532761 gene encoding dihydrofolate synthetase isoform X1 — protein MPCFVSGLFALPAARSTSIVKMKNWSLFKSPQIIFPKYQYFFNSICRAFSAASLDSSEMKEFMEYMESFKNYEKSGVPKNAGTDSGDGFDLGRMRHLLQQLGNPQSKFKAFHVAGTKGKGSTATFLSCILRAEGYSVGCYTSPHIRTIRERITLGKSGEPVSAKELNSHFQKIKKDLDIAVELEKGHLSHFEVLTAFAFSLFAEAKVQFAVIEVGLGGARDATNVITSSDLAVAIITNIGEEHLAALGGSLESIAVAKSGVIKYGRPLVLGGTFLPHIERMIIDRAMSSCSPVISVSDPGNRIMIKGLSRECQMPRQLCDVVLQIKRDPCVFVELFDVKLRLLGSHQLQNAATATCAALCLRDQGWALSDASIRTGLEGAYLLGRAQFLTSKEAEVLGLPGATVLLDGAHTKDSAQALANVIKTTFPDARLVFVVAMANDKDHLGFATELISVGCLEAVVFTEVNIAGDKSRTASASLLKDYWIEASREMGIDFLCRGTTKHGDQCTPSTQKWGRRPILFAEGSLEDSMSFGHRILGAKSCGMIIFTGSLHIVSAVLGRLQG, from the exons ATGCCCTGTTTCGTTTCTGGTCTATTCGCTCTTCCCGCAGCTCGCTCGACGTCCATCGTGAAAATGAAAAATTGGAGCCTTTTCAAATCACCTCAGATAATTTTTCCGAAATACCAATATTTTTTCAACTCTATCTGTCGAGCATTTTCTGCTGCATCTTTAGATAGTTCTGAAATGAAGGAGTTCATGGAATATATGGAAAGTTTTAAAAACTACGAAAAATCCGGAGTGCCAAAAAATGCCGGCACGGATTCTGGCGATGGGTTTGATTTGGGTAGGATGAGACACTTGTTACAGCAATTGGGCAATCCTCAATCCAAGTTCAAG GCTTTCCATGTTGCTGGAACAAAAGGGAAAGGGTCGACTGCGACGTTTCTGTCCTGTATTTTAAGGGCAGAAGGGTATTCTGTTGGTTGCTACACGAG tccACATATACGAACTATCAGGGAGCGCATAACACTGGGAAAATCAGGAGAGCCGGTATCAGCAAAGGAATTGAATTCTCATTTCCAGAAAATAAAGAAGGATCTTGATATCGCGGTGGAACTTGAAAAGGGTCATCTTAGTCATTTTGAG GTTCTCACTGCTTTTGCCTTCAGCCTCTTTGCCGAAGCAAAAGTTCAATTTGCAGTTATTGAG GTTGGATTGGGTGGAGCACGAGATGCAACCAATGTAATTACTAGTTCTGATCTTGCAGTTGCAATCATTACAAATATCGGCGAGGAGCATCTAGCAGCACTTGGGGGTTCtttggaaagtattgcagtggcaAAATCTGGAGTAATTAAATATGGACGCCCA CTTGTTTTAGGTGGGACTTTTCTTCCCCACATCGAGCGCATGATTATTGATAGGGCAATGTCTTCATGTTCACCTGTGATATCAGTGTCGGATCCTGGAAATAGAATTATGATAAAAGGTCTTTCGAGAGAATGTCAGATGCCCAGACAGTTATGTGATGTTGTGCTCCAAATTAAGAGGGATCCTTGTGTG TTTGTTGAGTTATTTGATGTGAAATTACGTTTGCTTGGTTCTCACCAACTTCAAAATGCTGCAACTGCTACTTGTGCAGCACTTTGCCTTCGTGATCAAG GATGGGCATTATCAGACGCATCTATTCGTACTGGTCTAGAAGGTGCATATTTGCTTGGAAGAGCTCAATTTTTAACATCTAAGGAAGCTGAGGTATTAGGACTGCCAGGAGCTACTGTGCTACTAGATGGAG CGCACACCAAGGATTCAGCCCAAGCTTTGGCAAATGTTATTAAAACGACATTCCCCGACGCTAGATTGGTTTTTGTGGTTGCTATGGCAAATGACAAAGATCATTTAGGTTTTGCTACAGAGCTAATTTCAG TTGGATGCTTGGAGGCTGTGGTTTTCACTGAAGTCAATATAGCTGGAGACAAATCCCGAACAGCTTCAGCATCTTTGTTGAAAGATTATTGGATTGAAGCTTCTAGAGAGATGGGTATCGATTTTCTTTGTCGGGGAACAACAAAGCATGGAGATCAGTGTACTCCATCTACACAAAAATGGGGGCGTCGACCCATTTTATTTGCGGAAGGCTCGTTGGAGGATTCAATGAGCTTTGGACATAGGATCCTCGGTGCCAAATCCTGTGGGATGATCATTTTCACGGGATCTTTGCATATTGTTTCGGCTGTTTTAGGCCGTCTTCAGGGATGA
- the LOC142532761 gene encoding dihydrofolate synthetase isoform X3: protein MPCFVSGLFALPAARSTSIVKMKNWSLFKSPQIIFPKYQYFFNSICRAFSAASLDSSEMKEFMEYMESFKNYEKSGVPKNAGTDSGDGFDLGRMRHLLQQLGNPQSKFKAFHVAGTKGKGSTATFLSCILRAEGYSVGCYTSPHIRTIRERITLGKSGEPVSAKELNSHFQKIKKDLDIAVELEKGHLSHFEVGLGGARDATNVITSSDLAVAIITNIGEEHLAALGGSLESIAVAKSGVIKYGRPLVLGGTFLPHIERMIIDRAMSSCSPVISVSDPGNRIMIKGLSRECQMPRQLCDVVLQIKRDPCVFVELFDVKLRLLGSHQLQNAATATCAALCLRDQGWALSDASIRTGLEGAYLLGRAQFLTSKEAEVLGLPGATVLLDGAHTKDSAQALANVIKTTFPDARLVFVVAMANDKDHLGFATELISVGCLEAVVFTEVNIAGDKSRTASASLLKDYWIEASREMGIDFLCRGTTKHGDQCTPSTQKWGRRPILFAEGSLEDSMSFGHRILGAKSCGMIIFTGSLHIVSAVLGRLQG, encoded by the exons ATGCCCTGTTTCGTTTCTGGTCTATTCGCTCTTCCCGCAGCTCGCTCGACGTCCATCGTGAAAATGAAAAATTGGAGCCTTTTCAAATCACCTCAGATAATTTTTCCGAAATACCAATATTTTTTCAACTCTATCTGTCGAGCATTTTCTGCTGCATCTTTAGATAGTTCTGAAATGAAGGAGTTCATGGAATATATGGAAAGTTTTAAAAACTACGAAAAATCCGGAGTGCCAAAAAATGCCGGCACGGATTCTGGCGATGGGTTTGATTTGGGTAGGATGAGACACTTGTTACAGCAATTGGGCAATCCTCAATCCAAGTTCAAG GCTTTCCATGTTGCTGGAACAAAAGGGAAAGGGTCGACTGCGACGTTTCTGTCCTGTATTTTAAGGGCAGAAGGGTATTCTGTTGGTTGCTACACGAG tccACATATACGAACTATCAGGGAGCGCATAACACTGGGAAAATCAGGAGAGCCGGTATCAGCAAAGGAATTGAATTCTCATTTCCAGAAAATAAAGAAGGATCTTGATATCGCGGTGGAACTTGAAAAGGGTCATCTTAGTCATTTTGAG GTTGGATTGGGTGGAGCACGAGATGCAACCAATGTAATTACTAGTTCTGATCTTGCAGTTGCAATCATTACAAATATCGGCGAGGAGCATCTAGCAGCACTTGGGGGTTCtttggaaagtattgcagtggcaAAATCTGGAGTAATTAAATATGGACGCCCA CTTGTTTTAGGTGGGACTTTTCTTCCCCACATCGAGCGCATGATTATTGATAGGGCAATGTCTTCATGTTCACCTGTGATATCAGTGTCGGATCCTGGAAATAGAATTATGATAAAAGGTCTTTCGAGAGAATGTCAGATGCCCAGACAGTTATGTGATGTTGTGCTCCAAATTAAGAGGGATCCTTGTGTG TTTGTTGAGTTATTTGATGTGAAATTACGTTTGCTTGGTTCTCACCAACTTCAAAATGCTGCAACTGCTACTTGTGCAGCACTTTGCCTTCGTGATCAAG GATGGGCATTATCAGACGCATCTATTCGTACTGGTCTAGAAGGTGCATATTTGCTTGGAAGAGCTCAATTTTTAACATCTAAGGAAGCTGAGGTATTAGGACTGCCAGGAGCTACTGTGCTACTAGATGGAG CGCACACCAAGGATTCAGCCCAAGCTTTGGCAAATGTTATTAAAACGACATTCCCCGACGCTAGATTGGTTTTTGTGGTTGCTATGGCAAATGACAAAGATCATTTAGGTTTTGCTACAGAGCTAATTTCAG TTGGATGCTTGGAGGCTGTGGTTTTCACTGAAGTCAATATAGCTGGAGACAAATCCCGAACAGCTTCAGCATCTTTGTTGAAAGATTATTGGATTGAAGCTTCTAGAGAGATGGGTATCGATTTTCTTTGTCGGGGAACAACAAAGCATGGAGATCAGTGTACTCCATCTACACAAAAATGGGGGCGTCGACCCATTTTATTTGCGGAAGGCTCGTTGGAGGATTCAATGAGCTTTGGACATAGGATCCTCGGTGCCAAATCCTGTGGGATGATCATTTTCACGGGATCTTTGCATATTGTTTCGGCTGTTTTAGGCCGTCTTCAGGGATGA
- the LOC142533010 gene encoding low affinity inorganic phosphate transporter 4-like, producing the protein MQTKKPNLIPKAMASNNISVLNALDNARTQWYHITTIVIAGMGFFTDAYDLFCISTVSKLLGRLYYYDSTTGKPGKLPHPINNLVIGVALVGTLSGQLVFGYLGDKLGRKKVYGITLILMALCAICSGLSFGSSPKAVMGTLCFFRFWLGFGIGGDYPLSATIMSEYANKKTRGAFIAAVFAMQGVGIIFAGLVSMILSRIFLNSYGGPSFTDEHVFSTEPEADYVWRIVLMIGALPAILTYYWRMKMPETARYTAIIEGNAKQAASDMGRVLEIEIQAEPDKIARFNASNEYPLLSFEFVRRHGKHLIGTTTTWFLLDIAFYSQNLTQKDIFPTMGLTNKAENISALREMFETSRAMFVIALLGTFPGYWFTVAFIEKIGRYYIQLVGFFMMSIFMFIIGIKYDYLKNKEHRWTFAALYGLTFFFANFGPNSTTFVLPAELFPTRVRSTCHALSAASGKAGAMVSAFGIQNYTQDGEVPKIKKAMILLAVTNLMGFFFTFLVTETKGKSLEEISGEDGGDGGDDEHTTAKPPFSPSEKWEENSRNY; encoded by the exons ATGCAGACCAAGAAACCAAACCTCATACCAAAAGCGATGgcttcaaacaacatctctgtGCTTAATGCGCTTGACAATGCACGCACACAGTGGTACCATATTACCACTATTGTGATTGCAGGAATGGGATTCTTCACCGATGCATATGACCTGTTTTGCATCTCCACCGTCTCTAAACTTTTAGGGCGTTTATACTACTACGATTCCACCACAGGAAAACCCGGAAAGCTTCCACATCCAATCAATAACTTGGTTATTGGAGTTGCGCTAGTCGGTACTCTATCTGGGCAACTAGTATTCGGGTACCTAGGCGATAAGCTAGGCCGGAAAAAAGTTTACGGGATCACTTTGATTCTTATGGCCCTTTGTGCCATTTGTTCTGGTTTATCATTTGGATCCAGTCCGAAGGCTGTAATGGGAACTCTGTGCTTCTTTAGATTCTGGCTTGGATTTGGGATCGGCGGGGACTATCCTTTATCTGCCACGATCATGTCTGAATACGCGAACAAAAAAACACGCGGGGCGTTTATTGCTGCAGTGTTTGCGATGCAAGGAGTTGGCATCATTTTTGCTGGACTTGTATCAATGATCTTGTCTAGAATCTTCCTTAACAGTTATGGAGGTCCATCATTTACCGATGAACATGTTTTCTCGACTGAGCCCGAGGCCGACTATGTATGGCGAATTGTGCTAATGATTGGCGCACTTCCGGCAATCCTCACCTATTACTGGCGCATGAAAATGCCCGAAACAGCACGGTACACGGCCATAATCGAAGGGAACGCAAAGCAAGCAGCTTCGGACATGGGCAGAGTTCTTGAAATCGAAATCCAAGCTGAACCCGACAAAATAGCCCGATTCAACGCATCAAACGAGTACCCTTTACTCTCTTTCGAATTCGTGAGGCGCCATGGAAAGCATCTGATCGGCACAACGACGACATGGTTTCTTCTAGACATCGCATTCTACAGCCAAAATCTGACACAAAAAGACATTTTCCCAACCATGGGTCTCACCAACAAAGCTGAAAACATCAGTGCGCTCCGAGAAATGTTCGAAACATCGCGTGCTATGTTTGTGATCGCTTTGCTGGGGACTTTTCCGGGATATTGGTTCACCGTAGCTTTCATTGAAAAGATCGGGCGTTATTATATTCAGTTGGTGGGATTTTTCATGATGTCGATTTTCATGTTCATAATCGGTATTAAATACGACTATCTGAAGAATAAGGAACATAGATGGACCTTTGCAGCGCTTTATGGGCTCACGTTCTTCTTTGCGAACTTCGGGCCGAATAGCACAACCTTTGTCTTGCCCGCAGAGCTTTTTCCGACAAGGGTTAG GTCCACTTGCCATGCACTTAGTGCGGCCTCCGGCAAGGCTGGTGCAATGGTGAGCGCATTTGGGATACAGAATTACACCCAAGATGGAGAAGTGCCTAAAATCAAGAAAGCCATGATCCTCTTGGCTGTCACGAATCTCATGGGATTTTTCTTTACTTTTCTGGTGACCGAAACAAAAGGAAAGTCATTAGAAGAGATATCTGGCGAAGATGGCGGTGATGGTGGTGATGACGAGCATACGACCGCGAAACCACCATTTAGCCCATCCGAGAAATGGGAAGAAAATTCGAGGAATTATTGA